Genomic DNA from Gossypium hirsutum isolate 1008001.06 chromosome A01, Gossypium_hirsutum_v2.1, whole genome shotgun sequence:
TAATTGGGACTCTCCAGAGGATGAATGTATTTGGTGTTGAGAACAGAGATACTTTGACACACAAAGCCACAGGAGTAATATTGCTTCCTCTTCTCTGATTCATTGTACTTCATTGAACTGTTTATACAAAACTTAAATGTGTTGCTTTGGTCAGTATTCAGCTCGGCTATTGAAGAAGGCTGATCAGTGCAGAGCTGTTTATGcatgttcccatctattttgGGTTGATGATCAGGATGGCATAAAGGACGGGGAGAGGTCTGGCCTCAAAACTTGTCCTttggtttagattttttttcatgtAAACATTAAATTCATTCTAACAATAAGAAACTGAAAATTTTTGCGGGAGAGGTTGCAGGGTCCTCCTTTGCCTAAAGCGAGCACTGAGAATCGCGAATGCTGCTCAGCAAATGGCAAATGTTGCACGAGGTAGCGGTGGGCCGGTTAGTCTCTTTGTTGAGATATTGAACAAGTCAGTGCTCTGTATCAAATCAAACCATTACTCGTATGCTACACAACATATTCTTATTGCATTATAAACAAGTATTTTTGGTGACTTTGATATAGGTACATCTATTTCTTCGAAAAAGGAAATAAGCAAATCACCAGTTCCGCAATCCAAGGGCTGATAGAATTTATTAATACTGAGATGCAAAGTGATTCCACAAACCCTGATAGTGTGGCGGATGCTTTCCTTGCCAGCACCTTGCGTTACATTCAGTTCCAAAAACAAAAAGGCGGTGTAGTGGGTGAGAAATTCGAATCCATTAAACTGTAAATTGTTGAGTCATGTAAAGAAGTAATGCATGGCAGTTAGAGATATGTAAATAGGCGTTTATTCTGGATTCGGATTTCATATTTTCTTGTGACGTTTGTTCTTTTTATGTCTGCGCTGGAAACCGGcccaatataattttttttcttttttttttcaaatctgaATAAAGTTTATAATTGtactttaaatttataattttagatttatttttttaaaaggctAACAATAGATCCAAAAACTTAATGAATGCAGCCTTTAATATCAACTATAAGTAAACCTACCAAAAAGTTTCATCATTCACAAATCACAATGGAAATGTCAAGAAAGTAAtcattacaaatttacaattgcgattttgtaaaataattaaacttgaaaatgagCTCTCCAATATTGGTTTGGACGGGTGTCCACCTACATCAACAATTTAGAATTTGTATAAAACCTaagtttattaaattattattaattttacattttattcaatcaactttaaaaattataaaataatcattgaattatttaaaaattttcatttaagtcactagcctattaaaattattactatatGACCTCTGCCTGTATCATTGGCACCAATAAACAACTCTCATTTTTGCTTTCTTCTCCGATCTCTGATATTAACAGCCAGATTGACTTGGATCTAAAGTGTGTTCTATTTGTTGATGGGTATTGATCCATTATACTGATCGTcgcttgaattaaaaaaaaagcttaacCTAGTGccctaaataaaatttttaaataattcaatgacttaaatggaAACTTTGGAATAGTTCAGtaactatttataattttttaaagttgagtgatcaaaacgtaaatttactaaAAGTTTAGTGACTTTGAGTACAATTTACCCTTAGAATTTTGATGTTAACATATCATATTCTTCTGTTTTTTCCATCACTATCATGCTGTCAAATGCAACCATATTTTTGTTCTTCCATATCTTTTACACACGCTATCCACCTTTCAACATTTCATATGAGTAAGAGTAAATCATCAGAGTAGGATTCTTTACATTAGTAGCACGAAACCTTGTATTAATGTTGAAGTgattaaaatacaaataaaacaaTATTAGAACCCAAAATAAATAGTCTAATTCAAAGCTATGTTGCACTTGctagaaaaaaagaataaataagctCAAAGCACGTTCTTCCACTTTTTAAATTTGTCGacgaaaaagataaaaaagaacTTGGACAACAGTTCATCCACTTGACCTTTCCAGCTAATTTGATCAGTGCAAATAAGCTCATAATCAAAAGGAGTCAAATCTTTACCTCCATATGATAATGAGATTCTATTTGACACTACTCACATATCAAAAAAACTGAAAATTGAGACCTAAATTAGAAATCACATGTCACCAACTCAATGAAATTCTATAACTCATATCATCAACACCACCTATATATCATTTAAGAGAATGgctttaaaatttaacatatcaTACAAGGAATGTTTGTCAAACAATTATATAGATCATCATGGCAATAAGTAAAACACCAAAAAAGAAAATCTACCTGCAAAGAAACCCCTACAATGTCAGTTGAAGCTTGAGAGACTGTACATGATGGCTTTGCTACTTCCTTGAATTGAAATAATTCCAACAGTTATACAGACAGGAGCAGCAAGAAGCTGGCAAGTCGAGCTATCTTCGTTAGACTTGAATCTTCAACCACCATGTGACTTTTTCTTCGGAGGTTGGATTGCATTAGGGTGGTCTACAAAGAATTGCTGATCATCTCGGAGATCTGCGGCAGCAAAAGAGTAAAATATGAGAAATAATTTCAGAAACATCAGTATAATATGATACTCTGTTAATCTGAGAAAAAAATCAGTTGCTTAGAGAATTGAGCAAATCACAATTCACAAACATGGCCATGCCAAGCATATATACTATATCATTATCTCAGCAGTAAGAATCACACCAAGCTTAGTTCCAACAAGAATAATTGGAACACCAGGTGCATGATGCTTTAATTCAAGAGAATTGACGTGATGGAAGTTTTTGGTGGCTTCGTCAATCATACCAGTATAATACAATCAAATTATTCTACGGATTGTTTTCTTTAATGAAAGGagttaattgagtttttttttataagaattcaattagtttttttttttaatttttgatggaAAATTTCTGTTTTACCTTTAAGATAAAGGGCtcagttgatttttttgaattttttacccAAAGTTTTTGTTACCCTTTTAACGTTTTTCTATAGCAAGAGACCATagttttttaaattgattttgttgttgaattttttaaatcaataaaTTTCAGGGTCACTAGATAAATTTTGCATTCCTCTCATGatatatctttaaaattaataaaaagagtTTAAATGTTCCAAAAAGAAATCAGTTTTTAAGCATCCGTTTACCACTTCATTTATTctttaaaagaatttttaattaatatcatttGAATAATTCTccttattaatgttttaatcctaattaatgctgattaattaaataaaattaatgcaaaaactgaaataataaaattaataaataatagtttTGTTTAACTAGATTTATAATTTATGCTGAGGTGGAttagaatttgaaattttaatatctatgaCTTTAGGTAAAAAGCTAGATTAGGATTTAGGATAGGGTTtaagatttcatacaaaataaaacaattatattaattacaatTAAAGTTAAACATCaatgattatatttttcaaaaattctatGGTTggaatttaaaagtaaaatatgcTTATCCCTGCCTCCAACGCAATAAAAAAGCTTTTAAagataacaaaaacaaaattaggGTTGAGAGGGTGATTGTTTATCATAATTATGCTGTAGAGATATTCAacgtttccttttccattttgcAGATTTTAGCATGCAGTAGTAGTTGGATCTAGTTTCCCCTGGATTACAAGTTACaacataataataaatgttttcaTGCAAAACCTTTGTCCTCCACTTCATTTATCACTCAATCCTCTCATTTTCACCAGAAACTTTCATGCAACATTGACTGACTGTTTTATTGACAGTACTAGCTAGTAATACCTAGCTACCAGGTTTCCTCGAATCAGCTGTTAATGGTTACCATTCCCAAAACGAAGAAAACTTACTTTCTCCTTTATTCAAGGGAGACGTAGGAGCCGTCGGAGATTGTCGGTGGCTCCACAGTCGATTCCAGCGGCTCCAGGGTTGCAACTAAGCTTGGATTTTAGCGAAAACTTAGGCAAAGGCAAGCTGCTAGGTGGTGGAGACAGAGGAAAGATAGAACCTGAAAATTCGTCCAAATCCTTTTTGGCATCGTCACCTGCTGCTATGTATGATGATGGTAAAACAATAGGGAGATCATTCGGATCGGATCCTAAAGGGTTAGCGGGTGCCATTGCCATGTCAAAGGACGACTTACTTATGGCTTGTGTTTCTGTTGCCTGTTTTGGCTTTAAATGATTATCTTTCTTCGGCCGATCTTCTACTTTGCCTGCACTGATGATGAGTTGTTTTGATTTTGAGCTTTTTGGTGTTAAGGATTGGTCTctgattttgttgtttttgtttttatatgaTGAAGAAGAAAGGCTTCGAGTTCGGCAAGGGAGAGACACGTGGAGAGGTTTAGTAGGCGTTGGAAGTGGGAGGAGAGGTGGTTGCAGCCGTGGCGGCAGCAGGTGGTgattttgatataataatatCGGGTTGAGAATGGAAGGTGAAGGAGGATAAGAGAAGGTGAGAGACGATGGTGGAGGAAACAAAAGGCCTCCGCCATGGATGGTGCATGTTGAAGCTAAGTATTCACTTTGTTTTGAAACAAAATTAACTCTAATGTTTCTCTTTGGAATGTTGTTTAATTGGTTGTAAGGAGACatggaaaaatcatccataacaTCGCCTTTAATTTGTTTAACTCTGTGTGCCTTATTTTATAGAAGCCCATAACCTTTGCACTTAACAATTTCTGTAATATTAGTATTTAATTATATCGTGTTTAAGTTAACATAACATTATTGGTTTACTTAACCTTCACATGTTTCAACTATTTTATTATATTCtctatttctttacatttttcttttactatttttctaatttaccgACAAACGATTGCAAACACTGTTGCCTGGGCGGCAGCCGCCGATTCGATGTTGACCGATGGATCCTCTAATTTGATGTAGCCGTCATCACTTCCTCGGGGAGGTCTGGTTTGACCGGACAGGGAAAAGGATCTAAGCCATACACGTAGTCTGATTTGGTGGGACCACAGTTATTTTCTTTTTAGGATTAATTTAACTTTTTCGGTAAAAGTACACTATCAATTACTTAACTGACTCTAAAAATAAAAcagttattaaatttttaattcaatcactaaattaaaaaaaaaaaaaacaagaccTATCATTTTCcgtctttctcttttctctctcatCTCCATCTCCATCTCCCTACCACTGCTCTCTTATTCCTCTCTCTTTTCCCCCACCATCCCTCCCCCTTACTCCGATTCTCTCCCTCTACCCCTTTGTACCTCCCTCCTACTTCGACCCTCTCCCTCTCCCCCCACAGTCTCTTTTCCTTGCTTGCATCGACCAAATTGCTTCTAAATTATTTGCTACAAATTGTCAATTGAAATGCTCCCAAAATAGTTGCTGCCCACCGTTTATACCAGTTGCCATTTGATCCAATTTCAATCATCAAATAGACTAAATAGTTTACTAAAAAGCCTTCAATGTGCTTTAAATAAGCTGCTTCGTTGACCTGCTTGCTTGCTCTCTAATTCACTTTCGGTCGAACAAGTATTTGCTACCCATTGCACCGACCATTGCTTCAAAAAGCCTGCTGGTTAGCCAAATTTCTTCCACCGATCAGCCTTGATATAGTGGCTACTAATTACTGTTCCTTCTCACCGATTGCTCCAATTAATTGCTTCAAATTGATGTCGTAATTTCATCCAATTTGCTGCCCCAAATGCTTGAACTTGTTGCTAGATATTTCTTTTTTCCTGTAAGAAAAATTTAGGAGAGGGTTAGCAGAGGAAAAGGTACGGTGGGAGAGTGAAGGGGAGGGATGGTGAGGAAGAGGGAGAGGGATGAGAAAGCGGTGGAAGGGGGAAGGAGACGAGAGGGAGGGGGAGGGGGAGGGGGACAGAAAATGACAGCTCTCTATTACATCTGTAATAGAAAATGGGTATGgtgattaatttattattattctaaaatttagTGATCGAGATCaaagtttaataattattttattattaaattaaagttgaGTAATTGTTGgtatagtttattttaattttttttacatatttttttaatttagtaataaagattttttttaatttaatatttcattagaattttttttctaatttaatatttaaatttttttagtttaattttgtgtttaagttttttttgtcctatttgatacttaaatttatcaaatgttatacaaattaccTTAAAACACTAAtggtgttaaaatttttttatcaaggGACTAAAATAGCTAACGTATGACTAACACATTATAGATGACATGGAATTTATTGGCATGGATTATAACAAGCTTAACATGGTTTGATCTtcacaaacaaaaattttatcagTATCAAAAGAAATTTGCGTTAAAAAATTGTGATTTGAGCTATGTTTAGTGAATAgatattgaagaaaaaaaacatgagttttaaaaacctaaaataaaaaatattttaaattaaaaaattaattaattacactaaaagtaattgaacatTCAAAAAAATTGTATGTATTTGTCACATTTCGGTCATATATCGATTATTTTTGCTACATTATAAAAAAGTAATATTGATAGTATATCATATTAATTTGTATATCAGAAAAGGTTAGGTACCAAAATGGACAAAAAAAACataggtaccaaattaagaaaacgtgtcaagtttaagtaccaaattggataaaaaaacttaggtaccaatttagtaaattatgttaagtttaagtaccaaattagaaaaaaaaacttaaataccaaattaagaaaacatatcaaatttaaataccaaatttttattatttatctttttttcacCATTGAATTACTAAAGTGTTTTTCTTTGGTTTGTGCTgtaccaaaaaatataaaatatatggtttttattaGGCTAGTTATCCAATAGTAGAATTTGAATGAGATGAAGGTTGATTAGCATTGGATCTATGTGTTTGTTAATATAATTGCttgtatgaaaaataaatatttagttttTAGGTTATAGTATTGGTAGTACGTTTTCAATTATGGATTGGTTTTGAAGAAGTTTTTCAAACAAGATAAAATGGATTACGAATGTTTTAAGATTCTCATAACATAAAGGTGAGCTACGTAGATGTTCAAGTTAACGTCTTCAAATGCAAAtcaatatatgtatttgaaaattaaccaaaaaaaaaaacacaatgaaAATAAGATGGAGATAGAAGGAGAGAACCCTCTTGGAGGAGAAACTACCATGAATAAATATCATTGTTCCCAAGGCTTATGGCTATTAGCTTACTGTTTGACAATTAACAATATACTACAACAAGAATTAAAACTAATTAACAATAATCATGAAtgtaaattacaaataattaacagcaaaatattttaaatatctaaATACACAAAGACGAAATGTTGATTTTTTATGCTTCTGTTTGAAGATTAACGCATCGCCCTTTCACATGCACAAAAACAATAGTACATGCAAAAAGGGACTGCTGCTCATTAtttgataattatatattatagGGCGGTGATGTGAGATTATGAGTTTAGACTTTCATGCACCGACCATTCTGATAAAAAAGTTTGAATACTTTTATATTCGGAAATGTTAGTCAATGTTAATGGCtatgattaatattataatattataaataaatggtTGATACAATTGTTTAATCAAGAAAAGA
This window encodes:
- the LOC121204902 gene encoding uncharacterized protein — translated: MDDFSMSPYNQLNNIPKRNIRVNFVSKQSEYLASTCTIHGGGLLFPPPSSLTFSYPPSPSILNPILLYQNHHLLPPRLQPPLLPLPTPTKPLHVSLPCRTRSLSSSSYKNKNNKIRDQSLTPKSSKSKQLIISAGKVEDRPKKDNHLKPKQATETQAISKSSFDMAMAPANPLGSDPNDLPIVLPSSYIAAGDDAKKDLDEFSGSIFPLSPPPSSLPLPKFSLKSKLSCNPGAAGIDCGATDNLRRLLRLP